One window of Hymenobacter sp. BRD128 genomic DNA carries:
- a CDS encoding penicillin acylase family protein: MRVLSRKKAFTLDTLIVAADDPHLAGFEELLPALFNDYQLTIDAPGGTAPEGTAAAIEVLRGWNLNYSATSTAQTLAIYWAERLQRLARTRLPTGQTLSYLPFTQFVIAHTSPEEKLTALAETQAELKRDFGSWQVPWGEVNRYQRLTGQINETFDDTQHSRPVAFTSSAWGSLAAFGAHTWPGTKKRYGYVGNSFVAVVEFGPRVVARSVVTGGASSQPASPHFTDQAPLYCEGRFKDVWFYPEDVQQHVEKSYHPGE, from the coding sequence GTGCGGGTGCTGAGCCGCAAGAAAGCGTTCACGCTGGATACCCTTATTGTCGCGGCCGATGACCCGCACCTAGCGGGCTTCGAGGAGCTGCTGCCTGCGCTGTTTAATGATTATCAACTGACCATCGATGCGCCCGGCGGCACGGCACCCGAGGGCACGGCGGCGGCCATCGAGGTGCTGCGCGGCTGGAACCTGAACTACAGCGCCACCTCCACGGCCCAGACCCTAGCCATCTACTGGGCCGAGCGCTTGCAGCGGCTGGCTCGCACCCGGCTGCCCACCGGCCAAACCCTGAGCTATTTGCCCTTTACGCAGTTCGTCATTGCCCACACCTCACCCGAAGAAAAGCTGACCGCCCTGGCCGAAACCCAGGCCGAGCTGAAGCGCGACTTCGGCTCCTGGCAGGTGCCGTGGGGCGAGGTGAATCGTTACCAGCGCCTAACCGGCCAGATTAACGAAACCTTTGACGATACCCAGCACAGCCGGCCGGTGGCCTTCACCTCGTCGGCCTGGGGCAGCCTCGCGGCCTTCGGCGCCCACACCTGGCCCGGCACCAAGAAGCGCTACGGCTACGTGGGCAACAGCTTCGTGGCGGTGGTCGAGTTTGGGCCCCGCGTGGTGGCCCGCTCGGTGGTGACGGGCGGCGCCAGCAGCCAGCCCGCTAGCCCTCACTTCACCGACCAGGCGCCGCTCTACTGCGAAGGCCGGTTTAAAGACGTGTGGTTTTACCCCGAAGATGTGCAGCAGCACGTGGAGAAAAGCTACCACCCGGGCGAGTAG
- a CDS encoding penicillin acylase family protein has translation MRKLYPLLVLLAAGEAGAQTFTPAETARWQRQAQRVHIVRDTWGVPHITGKTDADAVFGLLYTQCEDDFARVEDNYITALGRQAEVQGEAALYEDLRQRLFLDSARAVGIYQRSPRWMKDLLHAFADGTNYYLATHPTVKPRLLHRFQPWMPLLFSEGSIGGNVSVVPLDRLKAFYSQPKKTSWQAPFPKADPLRADDEPVGSNGFAIGASKSASGHPLLLINPHTSFYFRSEVQMTSAAGLNAYGAVTWGQFFIYQGFNEKCGWMHTSSQADSMDEYLETVTSQDGKYVYLYDGKQLPLPTDTLSLRYVKDGQRLRRTFTTYRTPHGPVVGQQGDKWVTVKMMDTPLEALEQSYLRTKAHDYASFREVMRLNGNASNNTVFADNTGTIAYWHGNFMPRRPAGYDWNQPVDGSTKATEWQGLHKVEELVQVKNPASGFIQNCNSTPYTVAGPGSSPERLSYPPYMAPTPRTTAASTPCGC, from the coding sequence ATGCGAAAACTCTACCCGCTCCTAGTGCTGCTGGCCGCCGGCGAGGCTGGCGCCCAAACCTTTACCCCCGCCGAAACCGCCCGCTGGCAGCGGCAGGCTCAGCGCGTGCACATTGTGCGCGATACCTGGGGCGTGCCCCACATCACGGGCAAAACCGACGCCGACGCCGTATTTGGCCTGCTTTATACGCAGTGCGAAGACGATTTTGCGCGGGTCGAAGACAATTACATCACGGCGCTGGGCCGCCAGGCCGAGGTGCAGGGCGAGGCCGCCTTGTACGAAGATTTGCGCCAGCGCCTGTTTCTCGATTCGGCGCGGGCCGTGGGTATCTACCAGCGCAGTCCGCGCTGGATGAAGGACTTGCTGCACGCCTTTGCCGACGGCACCAACTACTACCTAGCCACGCACCCCACCGTGAAGCCCCGGCTGCTGCACCGCTTTCAGCCCTGGATGCCGCTGCTTTTTAGCGAAGGCAGCATTGGGGGCAACGTGAGCGTGGTGCCGCTCGACCGGCTCAAGGCGTTTTATAGTCAGCCGAAAAAGACTTCCTGGCAGGCGCCCTTTCCCAAGGCCGACCCGCTGCGGGCCGACGACGAGCCCGTGGGCTCCAACGGCTTCGCTATTGGGGCTAGCAAGAGTGCCAGCGGCCACCCGCTGCTGCTCATCAACCCCCACACCTCGTTCTACTTCCGCTCGGAGGTGCAGATGACCAGTGCCGCCGGCCTCAATGCCTACGGCGCCGTGACGTGGGGCCAGTTCTTTATCTACCAAGGCTTTAATGAGAAATGTGGCTGGATGCACACCTCCAGCCAGGCCGACTCGATGGATGAGTATCTCGAAACGGTGACCAGCCAGGATGGCAAGTACGTGTACCTGTACGACGGCAAGCAGCTGCCGCTGCCCACCGATACGCTGAGCCTGCGCTACGTGAAAGATGGCCAGCGCCTGCGGCGCACCTTCACCACCTACCGCACGCCGCACGGCCCGGTGGTGGGCCAGCAGGGTGATAAGTGGGTGACCGTGAAAATGATGGACACGCCGCTCGAAGCCCTAGAGCAGAGCTACCTGCGCACCAAGGCGCACGACTACGCCAGTTTCCGGGAGGTGATGCGCCTGAACGGCAACGCCTCGAACAACACCGTTTTTGCCGATAACACCGGCACCATTGCCTACTGGCACGGCAACTTCATGCCCCGCCGCCCCGCCGGCTACGACTGGAACCAGCCCGTGGACGGCAGCACCAAGGCCACCGAATGGCAGGGCCTGCACAAGGTGGAAGAGCTGGTGCAGGTGAAAAACCCGGCCAGCGGCTTCATCCAGAACTGCAACTCGACGCCCTACACCGTGGCGGGCCCCGGCAGCAGCCCCGAGCGCCTGAGCTACCCGCCGTACATGGCCCCGACGCCGAGAACTACCGCGGCATCAACGCCGTGCGGGTGCTGA
- a CDS encoding sugar phosphate isomerase/epimerase: MTHRRNFLKQAGALAAVACARPSLLLAAPTPPKIGIQLYSLRETIGADVKGTLAKVAKAGYQEVETYGYSPEKHFWGLTPAEFKAALAAHGLSTSSGHYEVGEFMRDGQAASLQPCIEAARGCGQRYLIVPHLDEKLRTSVADFKTLAARLNQAGKLCQAAGLRLGYHNHDFEFKPLSGTTLFDVLLRETDPKLVDFELDLYWVVRAGQDPVKLMQAHPRRFPLWHVKDMDKAKPELNTEVGAGSIDFRKIFALASTAGLQHIFMEQENFGMDAYQSIAQSAAYLKKTLLPALR, encoded by the coding sequence ATGACCCACCGTCGCAATTTTTTGAAGCAAGCCGGGGCCCTAGCGGCCGTGGCCTGCGCCCGGCCCAGCCTGCTGCTGGCGGCCCCGACCCCGCCAAAAATCGGTATCCAGCTGTATTCGCTGCGCGAAACCATCGGCGCCGACGTGAAAGGCACCCTAGCCAAGGTGGCCAAAGCCGGCTACCAGGAAGTCGAAACCTACGGCTACAGCCCGGAGAAGCACTTTTGGGGCCTCACGCCGGCCGAGTTTAAGGCCGCCCTGGCGGCTCATGGCCTGAGCACATCCAGCGGGCACTACGAGGTGGGCGAGTTTATGCGCGACGGCCAGGCCGCGTCGCTGCAGCCCTGCATCGAGGCGGCCAGGGGCTGCGGGCAGCGCTACCTCATTGTGCCCCACCTCGATGAGAAGCTGCGCACGTCGGTGGCCGATTTTAAGACCCTGGCGGCCCGGCTCAACCAGGCGGGCAAGCTGTGCCAGGCGGCGGGCCTGCGGCTAGGCTACCACAACCACGACTTCGAGTTTAAGCCCCTAAGTGGCACCACGCTTTTCGACGTGCTGCTGCGGGAAACCGACCCCAAGCTGGTCGATTTTGAGCTGGACCTCTACTGGGTGGTGCGCGCCGGCCAAGACCCCGTGAAGCTCATGCAGGCGCACCCCAGGCGCTTTCCGCTGTGGCACGTTAAGGACATGGACAAGGCCAAGCCCGAGCTGAATACTGAAGTAGGCGCGGGCTCGATTGACTTCCGCAAAATCTTTGCCCTAGCCAGCACGGCCGGCCTCCAGCATATTTTTATGGAGCAGGAAAACTTCGGGATGGATGCTTACCAGAGCATCGCCCAGAGCGCTGCGTACCTGAAAAAAACGCTGCTGCCCGCCCTGCGCTAG
- a CDS encoding gluconate 2-dehydrogenase subunit 3 family protein, giving the protein MMNRRLAVRHLTLVAGAAALLPGCLSQSHDEQTASYPLKHLVLSARQEKLLAEVCETLIPRTATPGAKDLGLHLYVLKMLDDCTPPKDQQTFVAGLGQLDAAATRQLGQSFEASTAAQRTALLQRLDQQPAQFSEALGAFYRAARQLAIDGYTGSKYFMTKQVVYELVPGRYDGYFPVSKVNLAVPHHGQS; this is encoded by the coding sequence ATGATGAATCGGCGATTAGCGGTCCGGCACCTCACCCTAGTGGCGGGGGCGGCTGCGCTGCTGCCCGGCTGCCTCTCGCAGAGCCACGATGAGCAAACCGCTTCGTATCCGTTAAAGCACTTGGTGCTAAGCGCCCGCCAGGAAAAGCTGCTGGCCGAAGTTTGCGAAACGCTCATTCCGCGCACTGCTACGCCGGGCGCCAAAGACCTGGGCCTGCACCTCTACGTGCTGAAAATGCTGGATGACTGCACCCCACCCAAGGACCAGCAAACCTTCGTGGCCGGCCTGGGGCAGCTCGATGCAGCCGCCACCCGGCAGCTAGGGCAGTCGTTTGAGGCGAGCACGGCGGCCCAGCGCACGGCGCTGCTGCAGCGCCTCGACCAGCAGCCCGCGCAGTTCAGCGAGGCGCTAGGGGCCTTTTACCGGGCGGCGCGGCAGCTAGCTATAGATGGCTACACGGGCAGCAAGTATTTCATGACCAAGCAGGTCGTGTACGAACTGGTGCCGGGGCGCTACGACGGGTATTTTCCAGTGAGCAAAGTCAATTTAGCCGTTCCGCACCATGGCCAATCTTAA
- a CDS encoding nucleoside deaminase: protein MREAIRLSLEKMQAGFGGPFGAVVVKDGQIIARGFNQVTTTHDPTCHAEVDAIRKACQALGTFQLEGCDLYTSCEPCPMCLGAIYWARPARVFYANTKADAAAIGFDDQFIYDEIEKPLAERQLPMQQFLRAEALVSFQAWAAQEGRPAY from the coding sequence ATGCGCGAAGCCATCCGGCTTTCGCTGGAGAAAATGCAGGCTGGTTTCGGCGGCCCCTTTGGCGCGGTGGTGGTAAAAGACGGCCAGATAATCGCGCGCGGCTTCAACCAGGTCACGACCACCCACGACCCCACCTGCCACGCCGAGGTCGATGCCATTCGCAAGGCTTGCCAGGCGCTGGGCACCTTCCAGCTCGAGGGCTGCGACCTCTACACCTCATGCGAGCCCTGCCCCATGTGCCTGGGCGCCATCTACTGGGCGCGGCCGGCTAGGGTGTTCTACGCCAATACCAAGGCCGATGCGGCCGCTATTGGCTTCGACGACCAGTTTATCTACGATGAAATCGAGAAGCCGCTGGCCGAGCGCCAATTGCCCATGCAGCAGTTTTTGCGCGCCGAAGCGCTGGTGTCGTTTCAGGCCTGGGCCGCTCAGGAAGGCCGCCCCGCTTACTAG
- a CDS encoding RidA family protein has translation MRQLIASGAPWEATVGYSRAVRVGQVVEVAGTTAQDGASITGHDEYTQAKRIFEKIAAALQEAGATLRHVVRTRIFVTDITRWEAVGRAHGEVFGEICPVTTMVQVAALIDPRLLVEIEATAIIA, from the coding sequence ATGCGACAGCTTATTGCATCCGGCGCACCCTGGGAAGCCACGGTGGGCTACTCGCGCGCTGTGCGCGTGGGGCAGGTAGTGGAGGTAGCGGGAACCACCGCGCAGGATGGAGCATCCATTACTGGCCATGATGAATACACGCAGGCCAAGCGGATTTTTGAAAAAATAGCGGCCGCCCTCCAGGAGGCCGGCGCTACCCTGCGGCACGTAGTGCGCACCCGCATTTTCGTCACGGATATTACTCGGTGGGAAGCCGTAGGGCGGGCCCACGGCGAAGTATTTGGGGAAATTTGTCCCGTTACGACAATGGTTCAGGTGGCAGCGCTCATCGACCCGCGCCTACTGGTAGAAATCGAGGCAACGGCCATAATTGCCTAG
- a CDS encoding GNAT family N-acetyltransferase: MADSTSSTQLLPSTPADIDEIFRLYRLATAYQVAVKGTVVWPDFDREMVAQELAEGRQWKLLVGDAIACVWAITFDDPQIWGAKNADPAVYIHRIATNPDFRGQSLVAAIVAWARDYARQHHKKFVRLDTVGENHGLIAHYTACGFTYLGLATLTDTAGLPAHYHNATVSLFELPVSE; the protein is encoded by the coding sequence ATGGCTGATTCTACTTCCAGCACGCAACTACTACCCAGCACGCCGGCTGATATCGACGAGATTTTCCGGCTCTACCGGCTAGCCACTGCTTACCAGGTTGCCGTGAAGGGCACCGTGGTGTGGCCTGATTTTGACCGCGAGATGGTGGCGCAGGAGCTAGCCGAAGGCCGCCAGTGGAAACTGCTGGTGGGCGATGCCATTGCCTGCGTGTGGGCCATCACGTTTGACGACCCGCAGATTTGGGGCGCGAAAAATGCTGACCCCGCCGTGTATATCCACCGCATTGCCACCAACCCCGACTTTCGGGGTCAAAGCCTAGTCGCGGCTATTGTGGCCTGGGCCCGAGACTACGCCCGGCAGCACCACAAAAAGTTTGTGCGCCTGGATACCGTGGGGGAAAACCACGGCCTCATTGCGCACTACACCGCGTGCGGGTTCACGTACCTGGGGCTAGCCACCCTCACCGACACGGCCGGCCTGCCGGCGCATTATCACAACGCCACCGTTAGCCTGTTTGAGCTGCCGGTATCGGAGTAA
- the gyrB gene encoding DNA topoisomerase (ATP-hydrolyzing) subunit B encodes MSEVVEKKAPADYSADSIQVLEGLEAVRKRPSMYIGDTGIKGLHHLVWEVVDNSIDEALAGHCDLIQVTINENNSVTVRDNGRGIPVDWHAKEGRSALEVVLTVLHAGGKFDKDSYKVSGGLHGVGVSCVNALSTELKVTVRRKGHVYKQEYTIGHPLYPVKEIGDTDEHGTEVQFLPDPSIFSETEYRYATIASRLRDLSFLNKGIRITLTDRREKPVGDAAVGHVDAEGFRYEEFYSQGGLRDFVQYLDGTERPSLLAEPIYVESEKGGTPVEVALQYNTSYQENVYSYVNNINTIEGGTHVGGFRSAVTRVLKAYGDKKQLFEKAKVEITGDDFREGLTAVISVKVQEPQFEGQTKTKLGNSEVSGAVNTVVGEILTQYLEENPSQANRIMDKVILAAKARIAARKAKDMVQRKNVLGSNSLPGKLADCSDSDPEVCELYLVEGDSAGGTAKQGRNRAFQAILPLRGKILNVEKAQEHKILENEEIKNMITALGVTFNERKSLAFGTDDEGNETGPLNFDKLRYHKIIIMTDADIDGSHIRTLILTFFFRYMRQLVDQGHIYIALPPLYLVKRGKEERYCWTEDDRAAATEELGRGRPETVNVQRYKGLGEMNAEQLWTTTMQPETRTLKQVTVESAAESDHLFSMLMGDEVAPRRDFIEQNAKYAKLDV; translated from the coding sequence ATGAGTGAAGTAGTAGAAAAGAAAGCCCCCGCCGACTACTCGGCCGATAGCATTCAGGTGCTGGAAGGGCTGGAGGCGGTGCGCAAGCGCCCCAGCATGTACATCGGCGACACGGGTATCAAGGGCCTGCACCACTTGGTGTGGGAAGTAGTCGATAACTCCATTGATGAGGCCCTAGCCGGGCACTGCGACCTGATTCAGGTCACGATTAACGAAAATAACTCAGTTACCGTCCGCGATAACGGCCGGGGTATTCCCGTAGATTGGCACGCCAAGGAAGGCCGCTCGGCCCTCGAAGTAGTGCTGACCGTGCTGCACGCCGGCGGCAAGTTTGACAAAGACTCGTACAAAGTATCGGGCGGCTTGCACGGCGTGGGCGTGAGCTGCGTAAACGCGCTCAGCACCGAGCTTAAAGTGACCGTGCGCCGCAAGGGCCACGTGTATAAGCAGGAATACACCATCGGGCACCCGCTGTACCCGGTGAAGGAAATCGGCGATACCGACGAGCACGGCACGGAAGTGCAGTTCTTGCCCGACCCGAGCATCTTCTCGGAAACGGAGTACCGCTACGCCACTATCGCCAGCCGCCTGCGCGACTTGTCGTTTCTAAACAAGGGCATCCGCATTACCCTCACCGACCGCCGCGAGAAGCCCGTGGGCGATGCGGCCGTGGGGCACGTCGATGCCGAGGGCTTCCGCTACGAGGAATTTTACTCGCAGGGCGGCCTGCGCGACTTCGTGCAGTACCTTGATGGCACCGAGCGGCCTTCGCTGCTGGCCGAGCCCATTTACGTGGAGAGCGAGAAGGGCGGCACGCCGGTCGAGGTGGCCTTGCAGTACAATACCTCGTACCAGGAAAACGTCTATTCCTACGTCAATAACATCAACACCATTGAGGGAGGCACCCACGTGGGCGGCTTCCGCTCGGCCGTTACGCGGGTGCTGAAAGCGTATGGCGACAAGAAGCAGCTGTTCGAGAAGGCCAAGGTGGAAATTACCGGTGATGACTTCCGCGAGGGCCTCACCGCCGTTATTTCGGTGAAGGTGCAGGAGCCGCAGTTTGAGGGCCAGACCAAGACTAAGCTCGGCAACTCGGAGGTGAGCGGCGCGGTGAACACCGTGGTGGGCGAAATTCTGACGCAGTACCTGGAAGAAAACCCTAGCCAGGCCAACCGCATCATGGACAAGGTGATACTGGCCGCCAAGGCCCGCATCGCCGCCCGCAAGGCCAAGGACATGGTGCAGCGCAAGAACGTGCTGGGCTCCAACTCCTTGCCCGGCAAGCTCGCCGACTGCTCCGACTCGGACCCCGAGGTGTGCGAGCTGTACCTAGTGGAAGGTGACTCGGCCGGCGGCACCGCCAAGCAGGGCCGCAACCGGGCGTTTCAGGCTATTTTGCCCCTGCGCGGCAAGATTCTGAACGTGGAGAAAGCCCAGGAGCACAAGATTCTGGAAAACGAGGAAATCAAGAACATGATTACCGCGCTCGGCGTCACGTTCAACGAGCGCAAGTCGCTGGCTTTCGGCACCGACGACGAGGGCAACGAAACCGGCCCGCTGAACTTCGACAAGCTGCGCTACCACAAAATCATCATCATGACCGATGCGGATATTGACGGCTCGCACATTCGCACGCTCATTCTCACGTTCTTCTTCCGCTACATGCGCCAGCTGGTGGACCAGGGGCACATTTACATCGCCCTGCCGCCGCTCTACCTCGTGAAGCGCGGCAAGGAAGAGCGCTACTGCTGGACCGAAGACGACCGCGCCGCTGCCACCGAGGAGCTAGGCCGTGGCCGCCCCGAAACCGTGAACGTGCAGCGCTACAAAGGCCTTGGTGAAATGAACGCCGAGCAGCTCTGGACCACCACCATGCAGCCCGAAACCCGCACCCTGAAGCAGGTAACGGTCGAGTCGGCCGCCGAGTCGGACCACCTCTTCTCGATGCTGATGGGCGACGAAGTAGCCCCGCGCCGCGACTTTATCGAGCAGAATGCCAAATACGCCAAGCTGGATGTGTAG